In Lolium rigidum isolate FL_2022 chromosome 7, APGP_CSIRO_Lrig_0.1, whole genome shotgun sequence, the DNA window AAACCCTCGCCGGAACAATCCATCGCCGGAACTCCACGGTGGAAAACAATCCCTCGCCGGACAAACAAACCGGCCGGCGAGACCTAGATCTCCCCACTAGATCCAGCTTGGAATACTAACCTTACGGCCGCCGAACTCGACTGGAGCTTGCTAGTGAAGCGACGGCAGGAGAAATCTAGGTCGCGCACTAGACACGAGGAACCGGAGCGTCgactccgccgtcgccgtcgccgtcgccctctcCGTCAGGGCTGAATGAGACGAGAACAGGGGAGAGAGGATAACGGGCGGAAGGAGGCGAACCCCAAATCGATTCGAAATAATTCGAAAACGACGGGCCGAAAAGGGAAAGTCGATCGGTTACCAAAAATAGAAACGAGCGTGACACGCGTGACGCGGCGAAAAGGGAATTGCCTTCGCGCGTccgcgcgagcgctccgcgccgacAAGATTCGCTCGCTCGAGCGATCGGTTGCCAAGAAGGGGATTAATTACGAACATATTTATTTTAAGTGGAACAGATGATTTTATTCAGAAGCAATGTTTACAGAAATACACATGCATACGTGATACAGAAGTACTAAGCGGCCAAATGTGTCGTCCTACTGGCAGTGACAAAGCTGGCTTTACCAAACTAGGCGCATGCCTATCTGCTTCCCTCTATTCATGACGAAAACTTATTTCCTGAAACTGGTTCTTTCTACCATCATTCTCCTTGAGAATCACCGCATAACAACCATTTGATTTGTCCCTCAGCTGGTTGATAACCTCCAAGCAATCCGATGCTGCTCACATCATGACAATTGCAAGTCCAAAGCGAGAGATAAAGGAAGTGCGTCATTGCAAGCCATAGCTTCCAAACCAGCCGGATCAGACAAACCTTTTTGGATGACTGCAGATGCACCGATGTATCTCCCCGTTTCATCTCGGCATACATCAGCAACAACACCATGATCAACATTCCTGGAAACTCCGGCATCTACATTAATCTTCATGCTACCTAGACACCTAGTGACGGTGCAATCCATCTCCTTCGATCATGTGTCGCCCTATTAACAGGTACATCCGGTGCTTTCAAGGAAGCTATGTCTAGCTCTTCCAGGTATTTGTTCACAAAGCCAATAGTCGAGAGAGGGCTCTGATATTCATTGTTGTGAATTGCTCTTCGCCTAGTCTACCAGATCGACCAAATAACCACCAAAACCTTTGCAAAATCAGCTTGGCTCAGTGTATCTATCAACCAAAACAGCCATATCTAATTTAGCCAAGGCTCAAACACTCCGTGCCATGTTGCGTAGTGAGTGTCTCCAGGAATCCACAACCCCCGACAAATCCAGTTTGATCGTAAACCTAGGATTGACTGcccatagatttttttttttagaggAATGACTGCCCGAAGATTTTTGTTTTTTGGAACTTGGACTGCCCACTCTGCCCGAAGATTCTGAGTGGCCCGTTTAGTTAACTTTGGGCCTGATAAAGCTGCAGGCTGGGCCGATCAATTGATAGAAAACACACCAGCTCCTCTAAAAAAAAGCAAAGCGGCTGAGCCGCCTGTGGTAGCTCGTGTTTCGTTCCAACTTCCAAGCCCAAACTGTGTGCTGGTCCGCGAGTACGCGCCAATCCGCTTGCCGGAACGACGACCTACTCtactcgccgccgtcccctccgcGGGCCCCAAATCATTCCCTAGGGTTCCTACTTCCGAGGCCGTACCCCGTCGCCGTTTCCTTACATGGCCTCATcgctcgccgccgcgcgcctcgccgGCGGGGTATCGCGGCCTGCGTCTCGGGATGCAGCCGCCCGGAGCCTTCCATCCAGGAGCCTGAGCCTGCCCCCGCCGCGCCGGCGTCCGCGCACCATCCGGTGCTGCGCCGTTCGTCatcccggcggcggcagcggcggcgtggaCGCGGGGGAGGAGTTCGTGGGGTTCTTCCGGGAGGCGTGGCCGTACATCCGGGGCCACCgcgggagcaccttcgtggtcGTCCTCTCCAGCGAGGTCGTGTCGGGGCCGCACTTGGACCGCATTCTGCAGGTAATGCATTGCTAGGGTGATATTTGGATTTGTTCCAGTTATTTGTTCAGATACAATGTACATGCCGCCTATTTTACTACTGTCCTGGTGGCTCCATTAGTGAATTTGTCCTTCTTCCATAACATTGAGTTTGTTCCATAGCTGCGCCTAGTAATTGCCCAACATAATCACAAATGATCCAAACAAAGCATGATTTATAACAGCCATTGTGATTGGCGATATTCCCTTCCCTGGTTCGCAATAAAGCACTCTGTGATTTTGACATATGAAAATAGTCACAGGTCAGCAAGAGATTGTAAGACTGGGTCGGACTTTATTAATGGGGATAAGAATTGGGGAATAGAATGAAGAGTAAGGCACTGAGATGGTGCAAGTCTTACAACCAAAACATcaaatggaagaatttaagctaaaGACAAAGCGAATAAAGAGAAACTATGAAAAAGAATTGTACTTCAATGCGACACATTACTGGGAATAGAATGAAAGTAACTTTGTTTTCTGGTAGGTAAGAGATTGTAAGGCTTATTATCGATATGCTTCGTTGGAGTTTACTGGGGATAAGAATTGGTAAACAGAATTAGGAGTAACTTTGTTTTTTTTGGTTATGATTGTGATTCAGGACTGTAAATCATGTCAATATTAGTACATTATTGGGAAAAAGGAGTAGAAAGCATTGATTTTCCTGCGAGGAATCTGGAAAAATGTTGCATTCATGTGCCCCAGGCTTGAGTTTGTAAtgtgatatttatcttctttcaTGGCCATCGAGTTTCACAGGGCTATGGATTCCTAGTTATCAACTGCCCTACATTTTTGCATTTTGTAAAGGGAAACATTATATTTCCCCCAGGCTTGAGTTTTTAAtgtgatatttatcttctttcaTGGCCATCGAGTTTCACTGGGCTATGGATTCCTAATTATCAACTTCCCTACAATTTTGCATTTTTTTAAAGGGAAACATTACATTTCTATCACATGCAGGACATTTCACTTCTCCATGGTCTGGGGGTTAACTTTGTTCTTGTTCCGGGGACACATGTTCAGATTGATAAGCTCTTGTCAGAAAGAGGTCGGTTCTGCACACACAGCACGCATCCTTGTTGCCGTACTTGTCACTCATTCTTCATCTATCAGTCTTAAAATTGGCTGTGCCATTGAGGCATTGACACAGCACTAGAAAAATGATTAGTATTTCTCATGTGTGGATTCACTTAGGTTGCAAAGATTGCGACATGAGTTTCATATTTTTTAAAGTATAACTTAATCTGCTAAGCACATGACCAAACTGCATGACTAGAAATACAGCAGAACCCATTTTGCTACTGCACATTGATACCTTGTTAGTGAACAACATCTCATTAGGAAGTGTAGCATTTAGTTCGTCAATATCTGCCCTACTCCCATGTAAACTCTTCCATGGAATTATATCCGAATGTGATTTGCGGAGGAACTCTTAAACCAGGACTTGCAGGACCATTGTTCTGGgttaaatgcatgaaaacataaaGTTATTAGTTCTTTGGTTGGTGACAATGATGTGGAGAATGATTCTTTTCTGCACTATTGTATTGTCCTTACTCCTTAGTGTATGCTAATTTTGGCAGACGTTATTCTTCTTGTAACTTATTTATAATATTTTCTGGTAGTGCAATTACTCATCTTATTAATTTCTGTAGGAAGGAAGGCTAAATATGTTGGTCAGTACCGAGTTACTGATTCCGATTCATTAGAGGCTGCAATGGAGGCAGCTGGCAGAATAAGGTTAACAATAGAGGCAAAGCTCTCTCCTGGTCCTCCAATGTTAAATCTCCGTAGACATGGTGTTATTGGACATTCACATGGTCTTGTGGATAATGTCGCAAGTGGCAACTTCCTTGGTGCTAAGGTGAAACTTAACCTAGCTTCCTAAAAAATAAGCAGTCTTCACCATATTATCTTGCAACTTTCAAGTATTCTGTAACATGTGCTCGGTGCAGATTTATACTTGTAAATAGCTCCATACGTGAGTAAACGATAGGTTTTTTCCTTTCACCCTGTTACCTCAAAATAGAGATGTACTGTGGAATTTTTACTTAGAAGAAATAAAATTCGCTTTTGGACCCTGAACTTTGCCCCTCCTTTACTTTTCGTCGTAAGAGCTCATAACCTTACATTTTGAGCTATGATGCTTCTGGTGATAGTAAGTTTACATAAGTTTGGAAATTCAGATAggtaaataatactccctccgtctcaaaatATAAGGCACACATTTTTGGCACGGTCTTTGATGCACAACTTTTACCACTAATGTATACTACCAAATTATATGGATTTAGAATGTATAAATGGTATCGGTGCATtcgtcttgcaaatccctttcatTTCATATATGACTATACAAATTTTGTGGACATATTATAAGTACAAATCATAGTCGAACTTGCAGGTTGTTGACCAGCGAAATTTATgagcgccttatattttgggatggagggagtatgtactGAAAAATCGCTAAAGAATAGAGTTTGTTTTCCTCGTGTAATTTATACATAGTTCTGATTAACAGACACTTTCTTTAGCATCTAGTAATTGGGGTTTGTAAATTTGTGTAGTTCCATGATAATTGATAATGCGATACTTAATTAGTTATTAACTTGGTCTATTTGAATAATGTTCTCCATATATGTACTTCATGATAACAGGGATTTCCTTATTATTTTCAAAGAATGTTTAATTATGCCTGTGTCCAAAGGACTCATTTCACTTTCCAACTATTTTACATTTCTTTTGCTTCATGTTCACTCTTAAATTTTGGATGCAGAGCCTTACATACTAACAGTTAAGTAGTTAACCACCCGGTGGATTTGTCCAAATAAAAAGTGTCGTAAATAGAAAACTTGCTCTAGCACTAAAAGCTGGTCCATGCTGACAGTAATTCCATGTTCTAGTCACTGAGTTACTTGCAGCATGCAAACAATTGCCTTCGTAATTTATTACCAGGGTTACCTTATGATACAGATTCGTGGTTAAAAATTAGTCTTTCACGTTGTTGTAAATACCCTTCAACCGTCATTCTGGTGAAGCTGGAATATTTGCGTCAAAGGCGTGGATCTCCACCCTTAGCCCGATTTGGAGATAATTGTAGTACATTACTTAGTCAGTAAGGATATCTATTTATTTAGGGGAGAGGTCAGTTTAGATAGGAAGATAAATGTATGGTTTGTTAGGAAGTTGGGGTTCTATTCTTAGGCATCAAATTGACCCTTCCCCGCCCAATGAGTAAAAATATAAACTAGTAAAGATCTAATCCCTGCCCCAATTTTTTTTTTCCCTTTCATCCCCTGCACCATGGCTGGTGAACAGTTGCTCCTTAGGACCGATACCAATCTTAGCATGTGAGGTTTTAGGACCGGTACCAATCTTAGCATGTGACGAATTTGCTCTTATAAACTGACGTAGAACAGTGTGAAGAACTCTAGGGTCGGGAGTTATGATCTGGAATTTGCTGGCATATGTTCTTGACTTGTAACTTTAAGGTCCTGGTTATGCCTTTATAGAACGTTATATATCGGAGAACAATTGTAATACTGGGAACACTATGTGTCTTATAGCGTGCATGTGTTTGTCTGCATGGTATTTCCCCACTTTATTTTGTCTTGTATGTTCCACTGAACTTCAGTTTGCTGGAGGCCCTAAATTTATGAACTACTTTTGACAGAGAAGAGGGGTAGTTAATGGTATCGATTATGGATTCACTGGTgaagtcaagaaaattgatgtttCACGGATAAAAGAAAGGCTTGATAGTGATAGCATAGTTGTTGTGAGCAATATGGGATACTCGAGCTCGGGAGAAGTCTTAAACTGCAAGTATGTAGTTTTCCCTATCCTTTACTCATTTTCATGACATATTAATGATTGTATGCTTATATTGTTATTCCCACCTCTAAGTTATGAATGTATGGTATATAAAGTTTATGTGAATGCCCTTTCTTATTTAAGATGCTAATAACTTACAAAAACCATGTCGATGTTTATAACCTGTATATATATTGTGGCTAGCCTACTAAACAAAATTGGTTTATTTTGCTTGCAAACATTCAGCACTTATGAAGTTGCCACTGCTTGTGCTTTGGCCATAGAGGCAGACAAACTTATCTGCGTTGTGGATGGTCAGATATTTGATGAGCATGGACGAGTCATTCATTTCATGTCTCTCGAGGAAGCCGACATGTTGATCAGAAAGCGTGCTAAGTTAAGTGATATTGCTGCAAATTATGTCAAGGTTGTAGATGAGGAAGAACATGAACCACCTTCGAACCGAAGGGGTCATCTTAATGGTTATGCTCCTTCTTTTCAAAACGGGTTGGGCTTTAACAATGGAAACGGTATTTATTCTGGCGAGCAAGGGTTTGCTATTGGTGGCGAAGAACGATTAAGCAGGTCAAATGGATACCTTTCTGAGTTGGCTGCAGCAGCATATGTGTGCCATGTAAGTGTTGTGCCTTACATATGGCATTCTTCTGTTAAATCCAGTTCTGGTTCTAGATTACTAGCTTTCCACAGTGCATACCATGTACATCTAATTCTTTTGGAAATTGCATCCTCTGTGAAACAACATTACTGTTCTGAATTTGCTAGTTTTGTGTTGGGTTTTCTTGATCAATGTTGTTACAGTATTATAGTGTCATGCTGCTATGTACCTAAGGCTTGGATCCGTATGTTTTTGAGGTAGCTATAGAAGTTCTGATGAAGCAATACTCATATTGCCTGCGATGTTCACAGGTCTAAAAAGGCTGGTACACTGAACCATATATCAAGCCCTTCATTTCATGCATGTATATTCTCTGTTGTAGTTGTGCTAGATATGTATAACCCTGCTCAGAACGGCATTACAATAGTATAAAATGTATTTGAAGCTGACCTGTATATAATTGTATTGGAGATTGAGTGCAGTTTGAGCAGGTGACATGTCGTAAGACACTTGCATGTTCTCTTTCAATGAAATGAACAATATTTTTGCAAACCCTGACGTACTGAAACCACATTCTGTATGGAGTGTAAGCTTGAAAGTTTCATGACAGTCTATTACTTAGACTTGACTATGCATTTGTTTCTTCCTTATGTCAGGGTGGCGTTCAAAGAGTTCATATCATTGATGGAACAGTTGATGGATCACTGCTGTTAGAATTGTTTACAAGAGATGGCGCAGGGACAATGATAGCAAGGTATCCTGAAGGTCAATTCTTgtaattttttattataaaattatATGTTCAATACATAAGGCAATGCTTCGGGCCTGCTTTATCCTTCTATCGAGTATCGATTTAGACACATCTCTTTCACTGATTAATATCATGCTGTTTAACTTTTATATTCCTGAACATAATATAGAGTAATACTGTAACAGATCTGCAATTTGTAACTAATGTGCTTATTTGAATTGCTTACTAAGAACAGAAGAAAATGAAACCGTTTACCATGGCTAAGACACTACAGCTTGCATGCTGCTATCTACATAAGTAGATTCTTTCTGGATTTTGTTTTATAATGATAGCGTTGCTCAATAATGTATGTCAAGGCTGACGATATATCATTGTCTTGAACTCTAGCTGTAGTTCCGCAATAAATATGTTCACCATGGTATTGTCAATATATGAATGCCTTTTGGAATCTAATAGCTTCTTCAAAATGTTATGAAATCATAGTATATGTACCCCACCACATGTTTCAGGGATGTTTATGAAGGAACAAGGATGGCTACCGAGGAAGATCTTCATGGCATAAGAAAACTCATTCACCCACTGGAAGAATCTGGTGTTTTAGTGCGAAGAACAGATAAAGAGGTGTGCTAAAACTTTGAAAAATATATATTGAGTGCTTAAGTGTTAAGCCAATTGGTATTTTTGCCTCTGTTTAGCTTTTTCTTTGTACATAGTGGCACTAAATAAGTATGCCTTGTTTCtcacttctcttcagcttcttgaAGCTCTGTATTCATTCTATGTTGTTGAAAGAGATGGTTCAATCATTGCGTGTGCTGCTCTTTTTCCGTTCCCTGAGGACAAATCTGGTGAAGTTGCCGCAATTGCTGTATCTGAAGAATGCCGAGGGAGAGGTTTAGGTGACAAGTTGCTTGGTATGTTCACTGCCTATTTGGTTTTCTGAAAGTAGTCATCAATTTTTGTCCACAAGAAAACCTCAAAGTGACACCTTAGTACATTATAATTTCATAAACGGGTCGATTCACCAATATCACTTTGCATCTGGTGGTGTTGAGCTGTGCCACAGCTAAGAAATACAGGGTTAGACAATTCTTTTTGTTTGATAATGTACCTTGCTTTCTATCGCAGTGCATACTCTGTGATCTGATTTTTCACCATTCCAAGTGTCTTTACGTTaatttgattataaatgcatggATCTGAGGGATGCATGTGTCTGCTTCTCCGCACAAACAAGGATTTTGTTTCATTGGGACAAAACTGAAAATGCTACCGCTGAATTAGGAgcattgatttttttttcaattggtGTCATCCAGTTGGCTGATTTGCCACATGCACACAAAGAACCTAACAGGTTAAATAAATGAGTAACAAGAAACCACCAATGAAAGAAATTAGTGGTAATGAGGGGGTCCCTTGATAACTAACTAGCCTACCACTAACCATCTGATTGTAAGAGCAAGAAATCAGAATGTTATTTTTTACTCAGTGTACCAGTTTCCAGTTTATGACTGCTCTCTTAATGTGACCTCAAGGTTGTCCTGTAACTTAAATTGTTCTCTTTTTAATGAATGAAAAAGAGCTCTCACATGCTGTTATTCGTCTGTATTAGAAGAGCTCTCACATGCTCTTGTACTAGAAGGATAATACAGATCTTATTTTACATCTGGTTATGGTTCTTCAGATTACGTTGAGAAGGAGGCATTATCCCGTGGTCTTAGGAAACTATTCTTGCTCACTACACGGACGGCTGATTGGTATGTTCCTATATCCTTCTCTTGTCTTGTTATATGGATGGTCTGATAGTTTATTATCCCATGATTGATCTTAGTGTAGACATTGAATTATCACTTTGCTCTAGTTCAAATATTACGTACTGACGATACTCAATTCCAAATTCCATATTATGTGGATGGTCTGTGTTGAGTGTAGAGTTTGTCCCAAATCTGGTTGACGATTAGACATGTTGCTTTGGCATGGCTTCACCACGACCTGCTGCATAGTGAATATTGAACTGCAATGATCACACCATTAGTTTACTGCCTTGCTGGTGCTTATTTTTGAAATGGCGCAGGTTTGTGCGACGTGGTTTCTCAGCGTGCTCGATTGAGTCTATTCCTGAGCAGAGGAGAAAACGTATCAATCTGTCACGTGGATCAAAGTATTACATAAAGGAGCTCCAGCCAAAGCATGCTGGTGTCACAGTCAACAATTTCGTTGGCAGATGACAGGACTCGCGAGGACTTTGGTGGAAGTCGACGAGATATACCCTCTGATTATATCAGAATTCCACTCTGGTTATATCGAAATTTCAATGTTTTTGGTGTTAATTATAGTCTTGAGAAACAGAACTGCAGTTTGTGGCGGTGTTTTTAAAATACTTCTACAGTATTATATTTACATGGATGTAAATGAGCTTTGTGCCACAACAGAAATCAAATAGCAGAGGAAATTCTATACAAACCTCATGACTAAGCAATGCAGGTGTTCATATCATCATATGCTACCCAATTGAGTCTACCTGTTTAGCGAATAAAAGAAAATAATGGAAAGTAAGCTCTTGGTGGCATATCACTCACTATGCTTCAGGAAAGATGGGGGTTTGCAGATCTGCACATGGCAGCTAGGTTGGCATTTTTGCTTTTCTGTTTGATTCCTATGATGATTTCCTTTTGCCTGGATTGAGATTTGAGAGACAACCGGCATTTCTCCCTTTTGCTGCTTCAGATAACAAATCAAAGGGAATACTTCGTGTCAAGGTTTGCTATTTAGAAGGTGCCTCACATGCATGCTTGATGGAATTATATCGCGTGTAGCAGCACTCCTTTGGGGCCGGTAGCGAGCTGGTGAGGAATAAATTTCATGGTTGGATATACCAGTAGAAGACTGGGAGCCACTTGCATGCTGCTGCACTGGGCTGCCGAATCTAGTGGTCATTTGTGGGCGTGGTGGATGGATTTATGCAACGTCGCGTCATCATCAGTGACAATATAAAGCAAACTGTCACCATTCACAAACACGTCGAACTGAGCCGTGTGGCTTGCGAATTTGCGATGCGTGCTTCATTCCTTTTCCAGAATCGACGATAAATAGATAGCTGTCTGCTGCCAAACTATCACTACAGTCTTTACAATCATAAAAGATGGTTACATTTTTATATGATATGAACGTGAATGCTTCCCGACGGCGGAAACCTCTTTTTGGTGAAAGCACGATGGGGACCAGAAGTTACCCGTCCAAACTTCGGCACCAAGCATTGAAACGAAAAACTTTGGCACCAGGGACGCGTTTGTTTGCTTGCAATAGATTTTGGGCTTGGGGAACTTGCTCTGGCTAagaacatctccagtcgcgtctcccaaatcGCCCTCTAAAGAGATTTGAGACGCGCCGGAAAAAAAAGCGTTTTCAGCCGCGTCCTCAAAGCTGCTTTTTGTTCGGCGtgtcccgatacggtgtccggcgccccgagaccGTCCCCGCCCTACAGGGGACGCTCcgagcacgccggacacaacgaaaagtgaggcggggagtggcggggccgacccgtcagcggcacattgaattttaacctaaccgtcgcctaccttgcgacggaagttattggcgcgcagcgacggtgcagttcctgtagaggcgcagcgaagcgtctgcataccggcgttaatgagcgtcaccgctcccccgcctccctccgacttataaaaagggccgcctctcatcatccctctcacacacaaaccctagcgcctctctccccaaccctagacgccaccatctcaagagtcggcgccatggctggtagaggaggaggccgagcttgcGGACGCGGTCGTGGCACGGCCGCGGCAGAGctacacgctcgccgtcgcctgtgacgccgtcgtcgtcctcatcgtcggacaagcaggacgaggagggggccgtgctgttcgagttcatcgtcgtcctcaagggcgacccgcacgacatctagaggctgccggactccttcgccgactacgtcgccggcgacgagcgcccgcgctcgctgcatctgcgggaggatggctgcggctgctgccggtggatcgtcgacgtgatctacgacgcgcgcggcaagatgtacctccacatcggttgggacaagttcgcgcgctaccaccgcctcgaagccggcttcgtcctcctgttctcctactttggcgacagggacatgagcgtcaaggtgttcgacgagacgcgttgtcgccggaactaccacggcgacagcgccgaggaggacgacgactgaagagtgttgtttcttcgcaccgAATATATGCACagggtttctggttgttcttcctcagaAGAACCAGCAGGGgcactgtaatgtcccaggtttagagacgatcgaggggtagattttagaaagggatgtgcactgcatcgtaaattctggaaatttcgcgcttttaaaacaaaactgcatcgaagggggacaagtttctctctcgacaccttacagggttagggtttcgagagtgcgacaaacttgcttctcattcaaccaagttagggttttgagaagagaggagaggtattgcattacaacttaagttgcatgattgaattcaaacctaagttgcatttgaatttcaaattcaaacatcaaatgaatatctcataattcaaatgtgaggtaattcattaaacaaattataaataataaacaaaataaacaatacaaatataaagtaaagctcattagagaaaattagagctttattgataataacacaagatacattgtctttacaatattcagatttgaaattaaagaaattacaacacattacaagaattggcaaaatggaaaaagaaaaagaaagaagattaCAATTTAATGAAATTCCTAAACTACAAAATTATCTTCAGGAAATGCTTGTGCATGATGATCTTGAACTTCATTGTGATCATCactttgatccctgcacacaaacaaagcaaaacacaagttatgccaagtggcattgccacttggcaggttagcaagaaaatggttattggagaggatatgatcacaagctgccgagctgatcttctcacagcacaagtcccaagcataggacacacacacacactagct includes these proteins:
- the LOC124676511 gene encoding probable amino-acid acetyltransferase NAGS2, chloroplastic, yielding MASSLAAARLAGGVSRPASRDAAARSLPSRSLSLPPPRRRPRTIRCCAVRHPGGGSGGVDAGEEFVGFFREAWPYIRGHRGSTFVVVLSSEVVSGPHLDRILQDISLLHGLGVNFVLVPGTHVQIDKLLSERGRKAKYVGQYRVTDSDSLEAAMEAAGRIRLTIEAKLSPGPPMLNLRRHGVIGHSHGLVDNVASGNFLGAKRRGVVNGIDYGFTGEVKKIDVSRIKERLDSDSIVVVSNMGYSSSGEVLNCNTYEVATACALAIEADKLICVVDGQIFDEHGRVIHFMSLEEADMLIRKRAKLSDIAANYVKVVDEEEHEPPSNRRGHLNGYAPSFQNGLGFNNGNGIYSGEQGFAIGGEERLSRSNGYLSELAAAAYVCHGGVQRVHIIDGTVDGSLLLELFTRDGAGTMIARDVYEGTRMATEEDLHGIRKLIHPLEESGVLVRRTDKELLEALYSFYVVERDGSIIACAALFPFPEDKSGEVAAIAVSEECRGRGLGDKLLDYVEKEALSRGLRKLFLLTTRTADWFVRRGFSACSIESIPEQRRKRINLSRGSKYYIKELQPKHAGVTVNNFVGR